A DNA window from Arachis duranensis cultivar V14167 chromosome 3, aradu.V14167.gnm2.J7QH, whole genome shotgun sequence contains the following coding sequences:
- the LOC107480658 gene encoding protein GID8 homolog, producing MSLFWIVIRELAEIEAMAASKKVITREEWEKKLNDVKIRKEDMNKLVMNFLVTEGYVEAAEKFQIESGTEPDIDLATITDRMAVKKAVQSGNVEDAIEKVNDLNPEILDTNPQLFFHLQQQRLIELIRNGKVEEALEFAQEELAPRGEENQSFLEDLERTVALLAFEDVSNCPIGELLDISQRLKTASEVNAAILTSQSHEKDPKLPSLLKMLIWAQKELDEKAAYPHINDLSKAVLEDPAV from the exons ATGTCACTATTCTGGATTGTTATTCGTGAGCTCGCAGAAATCGAGGcaatg GCTGCATCAAAGAAGGTGATAACAAGAGAAGAGTGGGAGAAGAAGCTTAATGATGTGAAGATCAGGAAAGAAGACATGAATAAATTGGTCATGAATTTCCTTGTGACTGAGGGTTATGTTGAAGCTGCTGAGAAATTCCAGATTGAGTCTGGAACTGAAC CAGACATAGATCTCGCAACAATCACTGATCGCATGGCTGTTAAGAAGGCAGTTCAAAGTGGTAATGTTGAGGACGCAATTGAAAAAGTGAATGACCTAAATCCAGAG ATACTAGATACAAATCCACAACTATTTTTCCATCTCCAACAACAGCGGCTGATAGAATTGATTCGGAATGGAAAAGTAGAAGAAGCTCTAGAGTTTGCCCAGGAGGAGCTTGCCCCAAGGGGGGAGGAAAAT CAAAGCTTCTTAGAAGATTTGGAGAGGACTGTTGCACTTCTTGCCTTTGAAGATGTCTCTAACTGTCCTATTGGAGAGCTTCTTGATATATCACAGCGTCTAAAGACGGCAAGTGAGGTGAATGCTGCCATCCTTACAAGCCAGAGTCATGAAAAAG ATCCTAAACTTCCAAGCTTGTTGAAGATGTTGATATGGGCCCAAAAAGAGTTGGATGAGAAAGCTGCTTATCCTCACATTAATGATCTATCCAAGGCTGTACTAGAAGACCCTGCTGTTTGA
- the LOC107480593 gene encoding uncharacterized protein LOC107480593: MGSLSCLSRPMEDDFLSNYAIVAVFCPTKPTTDNKAIVPNSMELFNPSTNTWSHVTSIPGLIEGQILKAFSMVSLGDSVYIIGGLVCHKERVHVSDDSAELVDVGIHVSPNVLRYNITTNQWFHCAPLGMPRYDFACTICNNRIYVAGGKSKLASAHGISSAEVYDPSLDTWTPLPSMHILRYKCVGVTWQGKVYIIGGFTIPSLVERSSAEVYDTLAKKWDLVAGMWQLDVPPNQIVAVNDSLFSSGDCLNAWKGHVEAYDGKLWNEVEGSQKPSLSTLETNYENWPHSQRSYLTMAPIGTQLFFLAGYKTGNDYDEIERSMSLVHLFDTTRGAWRSLEPVELEGEKELCSHCCVVQLS; encoded by the coding sequence ATGGGTTCCCTCTCATGTTTGTCAAGGCCAATGGAGGATGATTTTCTTTCCAATTATGCAATAGTTGCTGTGTTTTGTCCTACAAAACCAACAACCGACAATAAAGCTATTGTTCCTAACTCAATGGAGCTCTTTAATCCATCCACCAACACATGGAGCCATGTGACCTCAATTCCAGGACTAATTGAAGGCCAAATCTTGAAAGCCTTTTCCATGGTCTCCTTAGGGGACTCTGTTTACATAATTGGTGGCCTAGTTTGCCACAAAGAAAGGGTTCATGTGTCTGATGACTCAGCTGAATTGGTTGATGTGGGTATCCATGTTTCACCAAATGTCCTGCGTTACAACATAACAACCAATCAATGGTTCCATTGCGCGCCACTTGGCatgccaaggtatgattttgccTGCACCATTTGCAATAACAGAATCTACGTGGCAGGGGGGAAATCCAAGCTGGCGAGCGCACACGGGATCTCGTCGGCTGAGGTGTATGATCCTAGTCTTGACACATGGACACCTTTGCCTAGTATGCATATTTTGAGATATAAATGTGTAGGGGTGACATGGCAAGGAAAAGTATATATTATTGGAGGGTTCACAATACCTAGCCTAGTGGAGCGTAGCTCTGCTGAGGTGTACGACACGCTAGCAAAAAAGTGGGACCTTGTGGCAGGGATGTGGCAGTTGGATGTGCCTCCTAATCAAATCGTGGCGGTTAATGACTCCCTTTTTAGCTCAGGGGATTGCTTGAATGCATGGAAGGGACATGTTGAGGCCTATGATGGGAAGCTTTGGAATGAAGTTGAAGGGTCACAGAAACCAAGCCTTTCCACATTGGAGACCAACTATGAGAATTGGCCTCATAGCCAAAGATCATACCTAACTATGGCCCCAATAGGGactcaattatttttcttgGCAGGGTACAAGACAGGTAATGATTATGATGAGATAGAAAGATCAATGTCCCTTGTCCACTTGTTTGATACAACAAGGGGTGCATGGAGGAGCCTTGAGCCTGTGGAATTGGAGGGTGAGAAAGAGCTCTGTAGTCATTGTTGTGTTGTGCAACTATCATaa